The proteins below are encoded in one region of Geothermobacter hydrogeniphilus:
- the pepN gene encoding aminopeptidase N, with translation MAEKPLTIYRSDYTPPNWLVDEVELHFDLDPETTEVISRLRLRRNPETEAGPLRLDGEGLELLGVRLNGRPLDDENYLRKPDGLTFPELPSPCLLETRVRINPAANTALEGLYVSSGNFCTQCEAQGFRHITYYPDRPDILARFTTTIVADQVRYPQLLSNGNPVARRKLPDGRHSVTWEDPFPKPCYLFALVAGDLVEISDSFTTCSGRDIALRFYVEHHHRDKVGHAVEALKKAMRWDEEQFGREYDLDIYMVVAVDDFNMGAMENKGLNIFNSKYVLARSDTATDADFQAIEEVIAHEYFHNWTGNRITCRDWFQLSLKEGLTVFRDQEFSADQVHRDAKRIEDVRLLRNSQFPEDGGPMAHPVRPDSYQQINNFYTMTVYHKGAELIRMMQTLLGRDGFRKGMDLYFERHDGQAVTCDDFRRAMADANGRDLSQFERWYSQAGTPRLDIRDSFDAKTGRYRLRVRQSCPPTPGQPQKESFHLPLRIALLDREGKEIPLRLQGEDTADGSDRILEIQHQEEEFVFCDLADRPMPSLLRGFSAPVILDYPWSDADLAFLLRYDRDPFGRWDAGQQLACRQLLQLVELIRENRPPAISPLLASSLGGVLRDETCESALRVQLLTLPSETYLAEQMQPADPGAIHRARQFLRRELAAELRQPLLALYRQLHQTDGYRCTPEDAGRRGLKNLCLGYLLELEETEFQQLAVAQYRQADNMTDQLAALQALCNSDVAEREELLNDFHARWKDQPLVLDKWFTLQATSRRDDCLDQVIKLAAHPDFNLRNPNRARSLLGALAHSNPAAFHRNDGSGYRFIADYVLRLDRLNPQIAARLVSCFNRWRRMVPELGEQMRAELERIQTDSKLSRDVREIVGKALNG, from the coding sequence ATGGCCGAAAAACCCCTCACCATTTACCGCTCCGACTACACCCCGCCGAACTGGCTGGTCGACGAGGTCGAACTGCACTTCGATCTCGATCCGGAAACAACTGAAGTCATCAGCCGCCTGCGGCTGCGGCGCAATCCCGAGACCGAAGCCGGTCCCCTGCGGCTTGACGGTGAGGGGCTGGAGCTGCTCGGCGTGCGTCTCAACGGCCGACCGCTGGACGACGAAAACTACCTGCGGAAACCAGACGGACTGACCTTTCCCGAGCTGCCCTCACCCTGCCTGCTCGAAACCCGGGTGCGCATTAATCCTGCGGCCAACACCGCCCTCGAAGGTCTGTACGTCTCCAGCGGTAACTTCTGCACCCAGTGCGAGGCCCAGGGGTTTCGCCACATCACCTACTATCCCGACCGCCCGGACATCCTCGCCCGCTTCACCACCACCATCGTCGCCGACCAGGTCCGTTACCCGCAGCTGCTTTCCAACGGCAACCCGGTCGCCCGCCGGAAACTGCCCGACGGTCGCCACAGCGTCACCTGGGAAGACCCTTTCCCGAAGCCCTGCTACCTGTTCGCCCTGGTCGCCGGCGACCTGGTGGAGATCAGCGACAGCTTTACCACCTGCAGCGGCCGCGACATCGCCCTGCGCTTCTACGTCGAACACCATCACCGCGACAAGGTCGGCCACGCCGTCGAAGCACTGAAAAAAGCGATGCGCTGGGACGAGGAGCAATTCGGCCGCGAGTACGATCTCGACATCTACATGGTGGTGGCGGTCGATGACTTCAATATGGGAGCGATGGAGAACAAGGGGCTCAACATCTTCAACTCCAAGTACGTCCTGGCCCGCTCCGACACCGCCACCGACGCTGATTTCCAGGCGATCGAAGAGGTGATCGCCCACGAGTATTTCCACAACTGGACCGGCAACCGCATCACCTGCCGCGACTGGTTCCAGCTCTCCCTCAAGGAGGGACTGACGGTCTTCCGTGACCAGGAATTCTCCGCCGACCAGGTGCATCGCGACGCCAAACGGATCGAGGACGTGCGCCTGCTGCGCAACAGTCAGTTCCCCGAGGATGGCGGCCCCATGGCCCACCCGGTGCGCCCCGACAGCTACCAGCAGATCAACAACTTCTACACCATGACCGTCTACCACAAGGGTGCCGAACTGATCCGCATGATGCAGACCCTGCTCGGCCGCGACGGCTTCCGCAAAGGGATGGATCTCTACTTCGAACGTCATGACGGCCAGGCGGTCACCTGCGACGACTTCCGCCGGGCAATGGCCGATGCCAACGGCCGCGACCTTTCACAGTTCGAACGCTGGTACAGCCAGGCCGGTACACCGAGGCTGGACATTCGCGACAGTTTCGACGCGAAAACCGGCCGTTACCGGCTGCGGGTCCGCCAGAGCTGTCCTCCTACCCCCGGGCAACCGCAGAAAGAGTCCTTTCACCTGCCGCTGCGAATCGCCCTGCTCGACAGGGAAGGGAAAGAGATTCCACTGCGCCTGCAGGGTGAAGACACCGCCGACGGCAGTGATCGAATTCTCGAAATTCAACACCAGGAAGAGGAATTCGTCTTCTGCGACCTTGCCGACCGGCCGATGCCATCTCTGCTGCGCGGTTTCTCGGCGCCGGTGATTCTCGATTACCCGTGGAGTGATGCCGACCTCGCTTTCCTGCTGCGGTACGATCGCGACCCCTTTGGCCGCTGGGACGCCGGCCAGCAGCTCGCCTGCCGCCAGCTGCTGCAGCTTGTCGAGTTGATCCGCGAAAACCGACCGCCGGCCATCTCCCCGCTGCTGGCCTCGTCGCTGGGCGGGGTGCTGCGGGACGAAACCTGCGAGTCGGCCCTGCGCGTCCAGTTGCTGACCCTGCCGAGCGAGACCTATCTCGCTGAACAGATGCAACCGGCCGACCCGGGCGCCATCCATCGGGCCCGCCAGTTTCTGCGCCGGGAGCTGGCCGCCGAACTGCGGCAACCGCTGCTCGCCCTCTATCGGCAGCTGCACCAGACCGACGGTTACCGCTGCACCCCGGAAGATGCCGGACGCCGCGGCCTGAAAAATCTCTGTCTCGGCTACCTGCTGGAGCTGGAGGAAACAGAATTTCAGCAGCTGGCGGTGGCCCAGTACCGGCAGGCGGACAACATGACCGACCAGCTCGCCGCCCTGCAGGCACTGTGCAACAGCGACGTCGCCGAACGCGAAGAGCTGTTGAACGACTTTCACGCCCGCTGGAAAGACCAACCGCTGGTGCTCGACAAGTGGTTCACCCTGCAGGCGACCAGCCGCCGCGACGACTGCCTGGACCAGGTCATAAAACTCGCCGCCCACCCCGACTTCAACCTCAGGAATCCGAACCGTGCCCGCTCCCTGCTCGGCGCCCTGGCCCACTCCAACCCGGCCGCATTCCACCGTAACGACGGCAGCGGCTACCGCTTCATCGCCGACTATGTCCTGCGTCTCGACCGGCTCAATCCACAGATCGCGGCCCGCCTGGTCAGCTGCTTCAACCGTTGGCGGCGGATGGTTCCCGAACTGGGAGAGCAGATGCGCGCGGAACTGGAACGTATCCAGACCGACAGCAAACTCTCGCGCGATGTCAGGGAGATCGTCGGCAAGGCTCTGAATGGCTGA
- a CDS encoding GGDEF domain-containing protein, producing the protein MTNGDTITAPPSPEQRLLEAARVFSACRGHGELFAALGRLLPGFCRGRSWQLWLRDQLTGDWRPADGSAANLQQAAEPLSTLVKAVADSGEPRDAPEAPASCNYWLPLPGVAEIIGVLGVECGAPADPEVVTSLALLSELLGNTLELMLLLEQLQKQNITDDLTGLYNARHFRELVDYELERARRYGNDLSLVFLDLDFFKKVNDAHGHLVGSRLLTEVGHFIMQHTRRVNLACRYGGDEFVLLLPSTSKSGALTMAEILRLDLRSQRFEAGAPTPITITASFGVASYPDDARSARDLIHLADEAMYRVKASGRDGVAGS; encoded by the coding sequence GTGACCAACGGTGACACTATCACTGCCCCGCCTTCCCCGGAGCAGCGACTGCTCGAGGCCGCCCGGGTTTTCAGCGCCTGTCGCGGACACGGCGAACTTTTTGCCGCCCTCGGCCGGTTGCTGCCCGGGTTCTGCCGCGGCCGCAGCTGGCAACTCTGGCTGCGCGATCAACTGACCGGTGACTGGCGACCGGCGGACGGCTCCGCGGCCAACCTGCAACAGGCCGCCGAACCGCTCTCCACCCTGGTCAAGGCGGTTGCCGATTCCGGTGAGCCGCGGGACGCGCCGGAAGCCCCGGCTTCCTGCAACTACTGGCTGCCGCTGCCGGGAGTCGCCGAAATCATCGGGGTTCTCGGTGTCGAATGCGGCGCTCCCGCAGATCCCGAGGTGGTGACGAGTCTGGCGTTGCTGAGCGAGCTGCTCGGCAACACCCTGGAACTGATGCTGCTGCTCGAACAGTTGCAGAAACAGAATATCACCGACGATCTGACCGGACTGTACAATGCCCGCCATTTCCGCGAGCTGGTCGACTACGAACTGGAACGCGCCCGCCGCTACGGCAATGACCTGTCACTGGTCTTTCTTGATCTGGATTTTTTCAAAAAGGTCAACGATGCCCACGGACACCTGGTCGGCAGCCGCCTGCTGACCGAGGTCGGTCATTTCATCATGCAGCACACCCGGCGGGTCAATCTCGCCTGTCGCTACGGCGGGGATGAGTTCGTACTGCTGCTCCCTTCAACAAGCAAAAGCGGCGCCCTGACCATGGCCGAAATCCTGCGCCTTGACCTGCGCAGCCAGCGCTTCGAGGCCGGCGCGCCGACACCGATCACCATCACCGCCAGTTTCGGGGTTGCCAGTTACCCCGATGACGCCCGCAGCGCCAGAGACCTGATTCACCTCGCCGATGAAGCCATGTACCGGGTCAAGGCCTCCGGTCGCGACGGCGTTGCCGGCAGCTGA
- a CDS encoding PP2C family protein-serine/threonine phosphatase, protein MAEELLIAHSAAPLGEELAGLLQDAGFSVTTADNLGTAQTALSRFPDLLLLDLDLAADPMTDLEPLAQGCLTGEIPCLLFSSLGMDPDRMRTLAPWSSGPLLSAEQRDLVLDQVRLQLELVRLREERDLLAGRLEAKKIELREGLRSAAIIQQSLLPNFLPRSDSFRFAWRFRPCETVGGDLFHLRQVAEDSLMAYLLDVSGHGVSAAMVTVSVYQSLSPHTSQLIKQPLDHPPHYRLSTPAEVITELDREYPYERFEKFFTMAYLLLDPNSGQVRYCNAGHPPPLLVRRDGTVETLDVGGTLVGMGGLVPFEEDRLQLNPGDRLFLYSDGVTELPDPGGELFGEERFFDLLENGVDNPLDDQLEMVMKVLDQFSGGQSPPDDLTLLAIEYRPNGHH, encoded by the coding sequence ATGGCCGAAGAATTGCTGATCGCGCATAGTGCCGCTCCCCTCGGTGAAGAGTTGGCGGGGCTGCTGCAGGATGCCGGATTTTCGGTGACCACGGCCGATAACCTGGGTACCGCTCAGACCGCGCTCAGCCGTTTTCCCGACCTGCTGCTCCTCGATCTCGACCTTGCGGCTGATCCGATGACCGATCTTGAGCCCCTGGCCCAGGGGTGTCTCACCGGAGAAATCCCCTGCCTGCTTTTCTCCTCACTCGGCATGGACCCGGACCGGATGCGCACACTGGCACCCTGGAGCAGTGGTCCGCTGCTGTCAGCCGAACAGCGGGATCTGGTGCTTGACCAGGTGCGTCTGCAACTGGAGCTGGTCCGTCTGCGCGAGGAACGTGACCTGCTCGCCGGCCGTCTGGAGGCGAAAAAGATCGAACTGCGCGAGGGCTTGCGCTCGGCGGCGATCATTCAGCAGTCGCTGCTGCCCAATTTTCTGCCCCGCAGCGACAGCTTCCGTTTCGCCTGGCGCTTCCGGCCCTGCGAAACGGTCGGCGGCGACCTGTTCCATCTCCGCCAGGTGGCTGAAGACAGCCTGATGGCCTATCTGCTCGATGTCAGCGGTCACGGCGTATCGGCGGCGATGGTGACCGTCTCGGTCTACCAGAGCCTGTCGCCGCATACCAGCCAGCTGATCAAGCAGCCCCTCGATCATCCCCCCCATTATCGGCTTTCGACCCCGGCCGAGGTGATCACTGAACTCGACCGGGAATATCCCTACGAGCGTTTCGAGAAGTTTTTCACCATGGCCTACCTGCTGCTCGATCCGAACAGCGGACAGGTCCGTTACTGCAACGCCGGTCATCCGCCGCCACTGCTGGTCCGCCGGGACGGAACGGTCGAAACCCTCGATGTCGGCGGCACCCTGGTCGGCATGGGGGGACTGGTTCCTTTCGAGGAGGACCGGCTGCAGCTCAACCCCGGTGATCGCCTGTTTCTCTACTCGGACGGGGTGACCGAGCTGCCGGACCCCGGTGGTGAATTGTTCGGGGAGGAGCGTTTTTTCGACCTGCTTGAAAATGGTGTCGACAACCCTCTGGATGATCAGTTGGAGATGGTGATGAAGGTGCTGGATCAGTTTTCCGGTGGTCAGTCACCGCCCGATGATCTGACCCTGCTGGCCATTGAATACCGGCCGAACGGTCATCATTGA
- a CDS encoding Crp/Fnr family transcriptional regulator encodes MTHDSECFCERLKGELSFYFLRQEDSPIISELLECRKVAAGEVLWREGDACDCLAFIVSGRLEIRKQTEFPGKDVIVGIYGKGSIVGELCLLSGHERFVTVAALEDADLLLLSRENFQRLTREAPELSVRLLQGVLLAVSTRLGKSFERLASVF; translated from the coding sequence ATGACCCATGATTCAGAATGTTTCTGTGAACGGCTCAAGGGTGAGCTGAGTTTCTATTTTCTACGCCAGGAAGACTCTCCGATCATTTCCGAATTGCTCGAATGCCGAAAAGTTGCCGCCGGTGAAGTGCTCTGGCGGGAAGGGGACGCGTGCGACTGCCTGGCCTTCATCGTTTCCGGGCGGCTGGAAATTCGCAAACAGACGGAATTCCCCGGCAAGGACGTGATTGTCGGCATCTACGGCAAGGGAAGCATCGTCGGCGAACTCTGTCTGCTCAGCGGCCATGAACGGTTCGTGACCGTGGCGGCGCTGGAGGATGCTGATCTGCTGCTTTTATCGCGCGAGAATTTTCAGCGCCTGACCCGTGAAGCCCCGGAACTTTCGGTGCGCCTGCTGCAGGGGGTGCTGTTGGCGGTCTCGACCCGGTTGGGCAAGTCGTTTGAACGGCTGGCCTCGGTATTTTAA
- a CDS encoding ABC transporter ATP-binding protein produces MEWYIEAESLRKAFGTLTAVDDLSFQVAPGEVLGFLGPNGAGKSTTMKMLTGFLTPDSGNARICGIDVGRQPVAAKARLGYLPEGAPLYPEMTPAGLLAFIAAIRGLRGDAKDHRLAQVAEQVQLKEVWRQPIETLSKGFKRRVGLAQAILHDPEVLILDEPTDGLDPNQKHEVRRLVRQMAEKKAIIISTHILEEVDAICSRAMIIDRGRIVADGTPDELRAGYPSLEAMFRDLTGKGREDAA; encoded by the coding sequence ATGGAATGGTACATCGAGGCCGAGTCCCTGCGCAAGGCATTCGGCACCTTGACAGCGGTCGACGATCTCTCCTTCCAGGTCGCGCCCGGCGAGGTTCTCGGTTTTCTCGGCCCCAACGGCGCCGGAAAATCGACCACCATGAAGATGCTGACCGGCTTCCTCACTCCCGACAGCGGCAACGCCCGCATCTGCGGTATCGATGTCGGTCGGCAGCCGGTAGCCGCCAAGGCCCGGCTCGGCTATCTTCCGGAAGGAGCCCCGCTCTACCCGGAGATGACCCCCGCCGGCCTGCTCGCCTTCATTGCCGCCATCCGCGGACTGCGCGGTGACGCGAAGGACCACCGACTTGCACAGGTGGCCGAACAGGTCCAGCTCAAGGAAGTCTGGCGGCAGCCGATCGAAACCCTCTCCAAGGGATTCAAGCGCCGCGTCGGCCTGGCCCAGGCGATCCTGCATGATCCCGAGGTGCTGATCCTCGATGAACCGACCGACGGCCTCGACCCCAACCAGAAACACGAGGTGCGCCGACTGGTGCGGCAGATGGCGGAAAAAAAAGCGATCATCATCTCCACCCACATCCTCGAAGAGGTCGACGCCATCTGCAGCCGGGCGATGATCATCGATCGCGGGCGCATCGTCGCCGACGGCACCCCCGATGAACTGCGTGCCGGCTACCCGAGCCTCGAAGCGATGTTCCGCGACCTGACCGGAAAAGGCCGGGAGGATGCAGCATGA